In one Erwinia aphidicola genomic region, the following are encoded:
- the relB gene encoding type II toxin-antitoxin system antitoxin RelB, which produces MGSINLRIDDELKARSYAALEKMGVTPSEALRLMLEYIAENERLPFKQTLLSDEDAELVEIVKERLRNPKPVRVTLADL; this is translated from the coding sequence ATGGGTAGCATCAATTTACGCATCGACGATGAACTTAAAGCCCGTTCTTACGCTGCTCTTGAAAAAATGGGGGTAACACCCTCAGAGGCACTTCGCCTTATGCTTGAGTATATCGCGGAAAATGAACGTTTGCCGTTCAAACAGACCCTCTTGAGTGATGAAGATGCTGAACTTGTGGAGATAGTGAAAGAGCGTCTTCGCAATCCTAAGCCAGTACGCGTGACGCTAGCTGATCTCTGA
- a CDS encoding RES family NAD+ phosphorylase, which produces MTGVKHDDDASLAIGQESSPEQSARDTVTLVKINALTDTVLRSCSSPLPAGSSMYRLQEGEHGGNSAFFNRNGSDTRYGLSDGENGTMYAAVQPRTAMKEVFQKSKGMTESDLERYVMGSLVTEREIRLLQTSQLVMKTDVTLHELTTASRQVTQALATQAHAAGLNGIEFASNVTTETCYALWHDAPGGSGMARTQAQVRLSEFEHQGRDAAEIMTYELGIPVEE; this is translated from the coding sequence ATGACAGGAGTAAAACACGACGACGACGCTAGTCTGGCCATCGGTCAGGAATCCAGCCCGGAGCAGTCCGCTCGGGACACCGTGACGCTTGTAAAAATCAACGCGCTGACAGACACAGTGCTGAGATCATGCAGCAGTCCCCTTCCTGCAGGCAGCAGTATGTATCGACTGCAGGAGGGCGAACATGGCGGTAACAGCGCCTTTTTCAATCGTAACGGCTCGGATACGCGTTACGGACTGTCGGACGGAGAGAACGGGACGATGTACGCGGCCGTTCAGCCCCGCACTGCGATGAAAGAGGTGTTTCAGAAGAGCAAGGGCATGACCGAGTCCGATCTTGAACGCTACGTCATGGGTAGCCTGGTGACAGAGAGAGAGATCAGGCTACTGCAGACGTCACAGCTGGTCATGAAAACGGACGTCACGCTCCATGAGCTGACCACCGCATCCAGACAGGTGACGCAGGCGCTGGCAACGCAGGCGCACGCGGCGGGACTTAACGGCATCGAGTTCGCGTCCAACGTGACCACAGAAACGTGTTACGCGCTCTGGCATGATGCCCCCGGCGGCAGCGGCATGGCCAGGACGCAGGCTCAGGTCCGTCTCAGCGAGTTTGAGCATCAGGGCAGAGACGCGGCGGAAATTATGACGTACGAACTGGGCATTCCGGTAGAAGAGTAA
- the umuD gene encoding translesion error-prone DNA polymerase V autoproteolytic subunit — protein MPLIFLTPPSLPTETLQIPLFGGTCPAGFPSPAQDYVEEMLDLNDLCIRHRSSTYFVRASGHSMTDAGIKDGDLLVVDKSEKPAHGDIVIAAVDGEFTVKVLQLRPCLALQPMNTSFSTIYPEPDALEIFGVVTWFLHATRG, from the coding sequence ATGCCGCTGATTTTCCTCACTCCACCGTCTTTGCCCACAGAGACACTCCAAATCCCCCTCTTTGGAGGAACCTGCCCTGCTGGGTTTCCAAGCCCGGCTCAGGATTACGTCGAGGAGATGCTCGACCTGAATGACCTGTGCATACGCCACCGCAGCAGCACGTATTTTGTCAGAGCCTCTGGTCATAGCATGACTGACGCCGGCATAAAGGATGGAGACCTTCTCGTCGTCGACAAGTCGGAGAAGCCCGCTCACGGAGACATCGTGATTGCCGCCGTGGATGGGGAGTTCACCGTCAAAGTTCTGCAGCTTCGCCCCTGTCTGGCACTGCAACCGATGAACACCTCATTCTCCACTATCTACCCGGAACCGGACGCGCTGGAAATATTCGGTGTGGTGACCTGGTTTCTTCACGCCACACGGGGGTAA
- a CDS encoding DUF957 domain-containing protein → MTEKSLTMEQGLEILALWLEDNIRMESDLVFDSPEEGTSSDMLLPCVVAALKMAGECAGGGNGERTK, encoded by the coding sequence ATGACAGAAAAATCGCTGACGATGGAGCAGGGGCTGGAGATTCTGGCCCTCTGGCTGGAGGACAATATCCGGATGGAGAGCGATCTGGTATTTGACAGCCCCGAAGAGGGGACGAGTTCGGACATGCTGCTGCCGTGCGTTGTGGCCGCGCTGAAAATGGCCGGGGAATGCGCGGGCGGCGGTAACGGGGAGCGGACGAAATGA
- a CDS encoding antirestriction protein codes for MMNSTTPPEAGQLIAHKAVHKSKHKQFFPWLFGPISGEFCVYRWVNTHCQGYIGAKWACYHTDNNTGFLAPVLDGSLSVTVANGFEGLMTAEAVGITATLYALNGGIWEIYHRSQSHPGLTYLQQKYDSLRDFASQHAEAALICRAID; via the coding sequence ATGATGAACAGCACGACCCCACCCGAAGCAGGCCAGCTGATTGCGCACAAAGCGGTACATAAGAGTAAGCATAAGCAGTTCTTTCCCTGGCTGTTTGGCCCCATAAGCGGAGAATTCTGCGTGTACCGCTGGGTGAATACGCACTGTCAGGGCTATATCGGCGCGAAGTGGGCGTGTTACCACACGGATAACAACACCGGATTTCTGGCTCCGGTACTGGACGGCTCGCTGAGCGTGACCGTGGCGAACGGCTTTGAAGGGCTGATGACCGCAGAGGCCGTGGGGATCACCGCCACGCTGTACGCCCTTAACGGGGGTATCTGGGAAATATACCACCGCAGTCAGTCTCATCCGGGGCTGACGTATTTACAGCAGAAATATGACAGCCTGCGCGACTTTGCCAGCCAGCACGCGGAAGCCGCGCTGATTTGCCGGGCCATTGACTGA
- a CDS encoding DUF4942 domain-containing protein, with amino-acid sequence MSQHNVNLAAQKTQESSTFNGNDSVNPAGELVGDVFFAPVSADLVDNLVSCYTQMRSTLTNIADVVSEGVNAQAVSYFIRGNHHGQRGYIMPVEKIFELQGAVASLNAEYWASALALTDVYEYMPNERRNEWNDQISEMKAPDFDEATVRATLHELLFSRQKFFSERVDGIFRSLSGEHITNRPEGFGKRMIIARVFNEWNSLDHERSGYVDDLRKVIAKFMGRDAQGLRTTDKALNIARRRAGEWVTLDGGALRVKVFLKGTVHLEIHPEMAWRLNDILAFLHPFAIPAEHRRKPRAKSKTVELTSKLLPFSVLTQLSELEALRHQPYRYERWEELRGPVTTNPYNRRFASVSGADTAARKEAEHVLMSLGGVRMNVNALVWYEFDYDPTTAIEDIQLCGAVPDVKTHQYYPTPEGLAAQLADDVAIRAGETCLEPSAGMGGLADQMPKAQTTCVEISPLHCRVLEAKGHRVINADFLAWAERTAERFDVVMMNPPFSEGRAVAHLNAAAELVRAGGRIGAILPAGSDRRGLLPGWDCSWSEPHHGEFAGAGVSVVRLVAYRPE; translated from the coding sequence ATGTCACAGCACAACGTCAACCTCGCAGCACAGAAAACTCAAGAATCATCCACTTTTAACGGCAATGACAGCGTAAATCCGGCGGGGGAACTTGTCGGCGACGTGTTTTTTGCGCCCGTGTCGGCTGACCTGGTCGATAACCTGGTCAGCTGCTATACGCAGATGCGCTCAACGCTGACAAATATTGCTGACGTGGTCAGTGAAGGGGTGAATGCTCAGGCCGTCAGCTACTTTATCAGGGGCAATCACCACGGCCAGCGGGGCTACATAATGCCCGTGGAAAAAATTTTCGAGCTGCAAGGGGCGGTTGCCTCGCTGAATGCGGAATACTGGGCCAGCGCGCTGGCGCTGACTGACGTTTACGAATACATGCCCAACGAACGAAGGAACGAGTGGAACGACCAGATCAGTGAGATGAAAGCGCCGGATTTTGACGAAGCCACCGTCAGGGCCACGCTGCATGAACTCCTTTTCTCCCGTCAAAAATTCTTCTCCGAGCGCGTCGATGGCATTTTTCGCAGCCTGTCGGGGGAGCATATCACTAACCGCCCGGAAGGATTTGGCAAGCGCATGATCATCGCCCGCGTGTTCAACGAGTGGAATTCGCTGGACCATGAGCGCAGCGGCTACGTTGACGATCTGCGCAAGGTGATTGCAAAGTTTATGGGCCGCGACGCACAGGGGCTGCGTACAACCGATAAGGCGCTGAACATTGCCCGTCGCCGCGCGGGTGAGTGGGTGACGCTCGACGGTGGCGCACTGCGCGTGAAGGTTTTCCTCAAGGGCACCGTCCATCTTGAGATCCATCCAGAGATGGCCTGGCGTCTCAATGACATTCTGGCCTTCCTTCATCCCTTCGCTATCCCCGCTGAACATCGCCGGAAGCCACGGGCAAAATCAAAAACGGTGGAGCTGACGTCGAAACTGCTGCCCTTCAGCGTGCTGACGCAGCTGTCCGAACTGGAAGCCCTGCGCCATCAGCCTTACCGCTATGAGCGCTGGGAAGAGCTACGCGGGCCGGTGACAACCAACCCTTATAACCGCCGCTTTGCATCAGTATCCGGTGCGGATACCGCCGCCCGTAAAGAGGCTGAGCACGTCCTGATGAGTCTCGGCGGGGTTCGCATGAACGTTAACGCGCTGGTCTGGTATGAGTTTGATTACGATCCGACAACCGCCATCGAAGACATCCAGCTTTGTGGCGCGGTGCCGGACGTGAAGACCCACCAGTATTATCCGACCCCGGAAGGGCTGGCCGCGCAGCTGGCTGACGATGTGGCCATCAGGGCGGGAGAGACGTGCCTTGAGCCAAGCGCGGGTATGGGCGGTCTTGCAGACCAGATGCCAAAGGCTCAGACAACCTGTGTAGAGATTTCACCGCTGCACTGCCGCGTGCTGGAGGCAAAAGGGCACCGGGTGATAAATGCCGATTTTCTGGCGTGGGCAGAACGCACGGCGGAGCGCTTCGACGTGGTGATGATGAATCCGCCATTCAGCGAGGGGCGTGCCGTTGCGCACCTCAACGCCGCCGCTGAACTGGTCCGCGCCGGTGGCCGTATCGGGGCCATTCTGCCCGCAGGCAGCGACAGAAGAGGGTTGCTGCCGGGCTGGGACTGCAGCTGGTCAGAGCCGCATCACGGTGAATTTGCCGGGGCAGGCGTGTCGGTGGTGCGCCTGGTGGCATACCGCCCGGAATAA
- the umuC gene encoding translesion error-prone DNA polymerase V subunit UmuC produces the protein MFALADVNSFYASCEKVFRPDLKDKPVIVLSNNDGCVIARSVESKTLGIKMGQPWFQIKSQSYSSQLHVFSSNYSLYHDMSQRVMSALEELSPAVEQYSIDEMFLGITGIDRVMAFEDFGRQVRARVKAVTGLTVGVGMGPTKTLAKSAQWAGKEWPQFRGVLALTTGNPARTEKLLSHQPVEEVWGVGHRLSKQLNAMGIISALDLARSNPAFIRKHFSVVLERTVRELAGESCIALEEVPPTKQQIVCSRSFGERVTTLENMRQAVCKHAERAAEKLRQEGQYCQHISAFIKTSPFAQGEPYYGNVAGEKLTVATQDTRDIIAAAMRGLEHIWRDGHRYAKAGVMLGDFSSGSMAQLALFDNSPPRPASAQLMSVLDKVNNSGLGRLWFAGQGTAPEWQMKREMLSPAWTTRWKDIPVARL, from the coding sequence ATGTTTGCGCTGGCTGACGTCAACAGTTTCTATGCGTCCTGCGAAAAGGTGTTCCGACCGGATTTGAAAGACAAACCTGTTATCGTTTTGAGTAACAACGATGGATGTGTGATCGCAAGATCGGTAGAAAGTAAAACACTGGGCATCAAAATGGGCCAACCCTGGTTCCAGATAAAATCGCAGTCCTACAGCTCACAACTACATGTATTCTCATCAAATTACTCGCTCTACCACGACATGAGCCAGCGCGTCATGTCGGCACTTGAAGAGCTTTCCCCCGCCGTGGAGCAGTACAGTATTGATGAGATGTTTCTTGGGATTACCGGCATAGACCGGGTGATGGCATTCGAGGATTTTGGCCGTCAGGTTCGGGCTCGTGTAAAAGCAGTCACCGGCCTTACGGTGGGTGTCGGAATGGGACCGACAAAAACACTGGCAAAGTCGGCGCAATGGGCGGGCAAAGAATGGCCTCAGTTCAGGGGAGTACTGGCACTGACCACGGGAAATCCTGCACGCACGGAAAAACTGCTGTCTCACCAGCCCGTTGAGGAGGTCTGGGGCGTTGGGCACCGGCTCAGCAAGCAACTGAACGCCATGGGTATCATCAGCGCACTCGACCTGGCGCGCAGCAACCCTGCCTTTATCAGGAAGCATTTCAGCGTTGTGCTTGAGCGAACGGTGCGCGAACTGGCCGGTGAGTCATGTATTGCGCTGGAAGAAGTCCCACCAACGAAACAGCAGATCGTCTGCAGCCGCAGCTTTGGTGAACGGGTCACCACGCTTGAAAATATGCGTCAGGCTGTCTGCAAACATGCGGAGCGTGCGGCGGAAAAATTACGCCAGGAAGGCCAGTATTGTCAGCATATTTCCGCCTTTATTAAAACCTCACCCTTCGCCCAGGGCGAACCCTACTACGGCAACGTGGCAGGGGAAAAGCTGACGGTGGCCACTCAGGATACCCGGGACATTATTGCGGCGGCCATGCGGGGTCTCGAACATATCTGGCGCGATGGACACCGCTATGCAAAGGCCGGTGTGATGCTGGGTGATTTCAGTTCGGGCTCAATGGCCCAGCTGGCATTGTTTGACAATTCCCCTCCCCGTCCTGCCAGTGCTCAGCTGATGTCCGTTCTGGACAAGGTCAATAATTCGGGACTGGGTAGATTGTGGTTTGCCGGTCAGGGCACTGCCCCGGAATGGCAGATGAAACGTGAGATGCTTTCACCTGCATGGACAACCCGCTGGAAAGACATTCCAGTCGCCAGACTTTAG
- a CDS encoding type II toxin-antitoxin system RelE family toxin, whose translation MAYFLDFDERALKEWRKLGSTVREQLKKKLAEVLESPRIEANKLRGMPDCYKIKLRSSGFRLVYQVIDEKVVVFVVSVGKRERSDVYTEAVKRIL comes from the coding sequence ATGGCGTATTTTCTGGATTTTGACGAGCGGGCACTAAAGGAATGGCGAAAGCTTGGCTCGACGGTACGTGAACAACTTAAAAAGAAGCTTGCTGAAGTGCTTGAGTCGCCACGGATTGAAGCGAACAAGCTCCGCGGAATGCCTGACTGTTACAAGATAAAACTCAGGTCATCAGGCTTTCGGCTTGTTTACCAGGTCATTGATGAAAAGGTTGTTGTATTTGTTGTTTCCGTAGGGAAAAGAGAACGTTCAGACGTTTATACTGAAGCTGTCAAACGTATTCTCTGA